The sequence CCAGGCGGACGGGGTGAGCATCCAGTTCGGCGGCCTCAAGGCGCTGACGGACTTCCACCTCGCCATCCGCCAGGGGGACTTGCTGGGCCTCATCGGCCCCAACGGCGCGGGCAAGTCCACCGCGTTCAACGTGCTCACCGGCGTGTACCAGCCCACCCGCGGCGAGGTGCGTGTGGCGGGGCAGCGGGTGAATGGCCGCAAGCCGCACCAAATCAACCACCTGGGCCTGGCGCGCACCTTCCAGAACATCCGCCTGTTCCGCGCGCTCACCGCGCTGGACAACGTGAAGGTGGCCTGCCGGGCGCAGGGCGCGCTGCACCCGCATGAGCTGGGCGCGGGCACGAAGCTGCGCAACGCCATCACCAACTACCGCGACTGGTGGCGCGCCCTGCTGCTCACCCCGCACTTCCAGGAGGAGGAGCGGGAGTTGACGCGGCAGGCGGAGCACCTGCTGGAGGTCATGGGCCTGTCGCACCGCCGCGACGAGGAGGCGCGCAACCTGCCCTACGGTGAGCAGCGCCGCCTGGAGATTGCGCGCGCGCTGGGCACGAAGCCCCGCGTGCTGCTGCTGGACGAGCCCGCCGCGGGCATGAACACGCGCGAGAAGGCGGACCTGATGGTGCTCATCCGCAAGCTGCGCGACGACTTCCAGCTCGGCGTGCTCGTCATCGAGCACGACATGAAGCTGGTCATGGGCATCTGCGAGCAGATTACGGTGCTGGACCACGGCGAGACGATTGCCCGGGGCGCGCCGGCGCAGGTGCGCAGCGACAGGAAGGTCATCGAGGCGTACCTGGGTGACAGCTACCTGGAGAGCCACGGAGGGGCGGCGTGAGCGAGGCTCAGGTGAAGACGCTGGGCGAGCGCCGGGCCTTCCCGCCGCTCCTGTCCGTGGACGGCATCAAGGTGCACTACGGCGCCATCCAGGCGCTCAAGGGCGTGTCGCTGACGGTGGGCAAGGGCGAGGTGGTGGCCCTCATCGGCGCCAACGGCGCGGGCAAGACGAGCACCCTGCGCGCGGTGAGCGGCATGCTCAAGCCCAGCGCGGGGCGGATTACGCTCGACGGCAAGGACACCACGTCCCTCAAGGCGCACCAATTGGTGCCGCGCGGCATGGCGCACGCGCCGGAGGGGCGGGGCGTGTTCCCCAACCTCACCGTGCTGGAGAACCTGGAGCTGGGCGCGTACCTGCGCAAGGACGCGGACGGCATCCAGCAGGACCTGGAGAAGGGCTTCACGCTCTTCCCGGTGCTGAAGGAGCGCCGCAAGCAGCTGGCGGGTACGCTCTCCGGCGGCGAGCAGCAGATGCTGGCCATCGCCCGGGCGCTGCTCAGCCGGCCCCAGCTCCTGCTGCTGGACGAACCGTCGCTGGGGCTTGCGCCTCAGGTGACAGAGACCATCTTCCGCACGCTGCGCGAGGTGAATGCTACGGGTGTAAGCGTGCTGCTGGTGGAGCAGAACGCCCACCTCGCGCTCAACTCGGCGCACTATGGCTACGTGCTGGAGACGGGCGAGGTGGTGATGGCGGGGCCGGGCAAGGCGCTCCTGGACAGCCCCGAGGTCCGCCGCGCGTACCTGGGCGAGTAGACCCGGGAGGACGGACCAGCCGTTACGTCCTCCCGCTGACGCTCCCCGGAAGTAGAAGTCGCAATGAAACTGGCAAGCCCCTGAAGTTCGGGTAGTCAGCAGGCAAGCAATTCGTCTAGCGTCCGCCAACGACGCACTGCGTTCAACCTCAAAATATCAGGAAGAGCCCCCATGCCCTCGTTGTCACGTCTCCTCGCCGCCGTTGCCACCTTCGCGCTGATTGCCGCCGCGTGCGCCGGTCAGCAGAAGACCGACAACAACAAGGAAGCCACTTCCACGATTGAGGAGGTGCCCAACGAGGGCGGCGAGGCGGGTGGCCATGAAGCGCCTCCGGCCGGTCCTCAGCTCACCACGGTGAACGCGGAGGAGGGCTTCTCGGTGAAGATGCCGGGCGAGCCGAAGGCGCAGCGTCAGAAGGTCACCATTCCGGCGGGCGAGGTGGCCACGGCCGCGTACTCGCTGCAGACTCCGGAGGGCGTCATCTTCTCCGTGAGCACGGCGGACTACCCGGAGAAGGTCGTCGCCGCGCGTCCCGCGGAGGCGTTCCTCAACGAGGGCCGTGACGGTCTCACCAATCAGCTCAAGGGCACCGTCAGCAACGAGCAGGAAGTCACCATCGACGGATACCCCGGCAAGGCCTACACGGTGTCCTCGCCCAACGGCGAGGTGAAGGCGCGCAACTACCTGGTGGGCCCGCGCCTCTACACGCTGCTCGTCCTCTACAACCCGAGCATCGGCGCGCCGGGCGCGGATGAGTTCCTCGGCTCGCTGGCGCTGGTGAACCCGCCTCCGCCGGTGCAGCGCGCGGGTGCGGCGGGCGCGGACGCCGGCACGGCCGACGCGGGTCCCGCGGTCGACAGCGGCACGGGCGCGGAGCCCGCGGCTGACGCGGGCACTGCCGCTCCGGACGCCGGCACCCGCCGCCGTCGCGCGAAGTAGTCCGCTTCTTCCGGGCACGCTCCTCCACGGAGGGGCGTGGGCCCGGGATGCGAGCGAAGCAGTTCGTTCCTCCAGCCGCGCATCCTCACGAGGGAGCGCGGCCAGAGCTGGCAAGCGAAGCAGTTCGTTGCTCCAGTTGCGCTTCCTAACGAGGAGCGCGGGCCGGAGCCGGCAGGCGAAGCAGTTCATTGCTTCAGCCATGCTTCCTCACGAGGGTGCATAGGCAGCGCTGGCGCGCGAAGCAGTTCGTTGCTCAGCCGTGCTTCCCCATGAGGGAGCGCGGGCCGGAACCGGCAAGCGAAGCAGTTCGTTCACTCAGCCACGCTTCCTCGCGAGGTCTCGCGGGTCTGCGCCGCTCCCGTGAGGGAGCACACACCGCCCACGACGCGACATCCGCTTCAGTCACTCCCGCCCAATCCGCGCTTTCTCGAGGAATCGTGAGGCAGGCGGCAGGCAGGCTGGCGGGCTCCGCATATGGGGCCATGTGGCTGTTCCTGCCCGGTTCTCTTCCCTGCACCCCGGTCCTAGCTTCCCCTCCGGGAGTTGACTGGGAGGGGGACAGGAATGACGGGGCTGGCTGGTGCCCTGCTCGCCGCGGTGCTCGCGGCGGGCGGGACGTCGCTGGTTCCGGTGAGCGGGGGGAATGCCCTCACGCTCCCGGCACAGCGTCACATTGTTCGCATCGAGACGGGTTCAGGACGTCCTCCCACGTGGCTGGTGGCCATCCAGCACGGAGGGAGGGACGGCAAGGGACTGGTGCTCTACCGCTCCGAGGATGCGCTTCGCACGCTCCGGCGCGTGGCGGACATCCAGTCGGACTCGACGCATCCGGACCGCGCGGAGCTGCTCGCGGTGGGGCGGGACGTGGCCCTCGTGTACTCGTACGAGGACCCGAAACTGTCGCCGTCGCGGCGGCATGACGTGTACTTCCAGTGGTGGCGCTACCAGGCCAGCTCGGACACGTGGGCGCCGCAGCCTGCGGTGCGCGTGCTCGACACGCCGGACGACACCACGGGCTTCTCGCGAGCGCTGCTGGCGCGCGACTCGAAGGGGCGCTTCTGGGTGCAGGCCTTCCGGCTGGAGCCGGATGGCAGCTCCACGGCGGTGGTGACGGTGTCCACGGACGGTGGTGCCAGCTTCACGCGGCAGCCGGACCTGGGGTGGGTGAAGCGCAGGGGCGGCGGGCGGCTGATGAGCGCGGGCTCCAAGCTCGTCTTCTTCTACGCCATGCACGACGGCTTCGAGCCCACGCGCATGCGCATCCGCAACGACTCGGACCCGCTGGGGACGTGGAGCCCGGTGCGCGACGCGTTCTCCGACGGCATCTACCACGGGGCCGCGCTGAGCGCGGTGGAGGACGGGAAGGGCGGCATCGACCTCGTCTACAAGGACGAGACGGAGAAGCTCTACTACCGGCACTTCGACGGCACGTCCTTCGGTCCGCGCGTCCTGGTGGAGGGTACGTCGGACTGGTCCATGCAGGCGGCCACCACGCGCATCGGTGACACGCTGTATGTCTTCTACAACCGCGTGCTCGTGCTCAATGAGCACTACGAGCTGCGCGTGCGCGTGCTGCGCAACGGGAGCTTCGGCAGCGCGGTGACGCTCGACGGGGACGAGACGTTCAAGGGGTATCTCAACGCGGTGGATGTGTTGCCCGCGGAGAGCACCGAGGTGCCATGTCTCTTCGGTGAGGCGCCCGATGCGAGCAATTGGGGCACTGTGTCGCGCGTGTCGCTCTCCGTCACGCCGCAGCCGACTCCGGATGGAGGAACGCCTCCGCCGGATGGTGGCACGGGCACGGACGGAGGCACCGGAAGCGACGGCGGAACGACCACCGACGGCGGCACCAGCACGGACGGCGGCACAAACACCGACGGCGGAACGAGCACGGACGGCGGCACTCCCGGTACCGACGGTGGAACGACCACGGACGGAGGCACGCCGCTTCCAGACGGAGGCACGTCGGGCCCCATCACCCTGGAGCCCGTGTACACGGACACCACGCACGAGGTGCTCACCGTCGACGGCGCGGGCACGGTGTACGCGCTGGCGCTGGACGGGAGCCGCTCGAGTCTGCTGGCGAGCACGGACGGTGGGCGCACCTTCACGGCGCGCGGACAGAACGGCGGCAACCTCTGGGTGATGGCCGCGATGAAGAACGGCACGCTGCTCGCGGTGGCGAGCCGCAACGGCGCCTACCAACTCCAGCGCTCCACGGACGGTGGCCTCACCTGGGGCAACGCGGTGAGCCTGGGCAACTACCGCGCCTTCGGCCCGCACAGCTTCGCGGAGCTGGGGAGCACCTGGTTCTTCCTCGAGTACCAGACCTTCACCTCGGCCAACACGCCGATACGCCTGTGGGCCAGCACCGACGGCGGAGCCACCTGGTCCGTGCGCTCCACGCTGACCGCGCACCGGCACGGCTACTCGCTCTTCGTGGATGCGACGACGGGCGCGCTGTGGGCCACGATGGGCAGCAGCAACGCACAGACGGCGGTGCTCCGCTCCACGGATGGTGGCCGCAACTGGACGGCCATCTACAGCGGGTACGCGGCCAACGGTGTGGCGGGCGCGGTGCAGTCAGACGGCTCGCTGCTGCTGGGGCAATCCACACTGTTCGCGCCCGAGTACCCGAAGCTGCTCCGCCTCTTCCCGAGCGGCCGCGTGGACGCGTTGCTGCAACTGCCCGGCCCCGCGTACTCCTTCATGCCCGTGCCCGGAGGAGGCTGGGCCATGGGCACGGGCTGGGCGAGCGCCGGAGACGTCCAGGCCTCGGGCGACATCTACGTGCGTCTCTTCACCAGCCCGGACGGAGTCACGTGGCGCGAGGCCCTGCGCTACGAGCGGCTGAGCAGCACCGCCTTCGCACAGGCGGACGTGTGGGGCGTGCTGCCCTCGGGTGACGTGGTGGTGCGGATGGACAACGTGCGCGGCTTCGGAACGTCCGGTCGTGGCTTCCAGGTGTTGAGAGTGAAGCGCTGAGCGGGCGACTTGCGTTACACCTCCTGGCGCGCGGTGTCCGCCGCACCGCCAGGAGGTGGTCGCCATGTGGGACCCGACGCAGTACTCGCACTTCCGCGACGAGCGGAAGCGCCCCTTCTTCGAATTGCTGATGCGCGTGGACGTAGACGCGCCCCGTCACGTGGCGGACCTGGGCTGCGGCACCGGAGACCTCACGCGAGTGCTTGCGGGCCGGTGGAAGGACGCGCGCGTGTACGGCGTGGACTCGTCGGACGCCATGGTGGAGGAGGCTCGCCGCCGTCCACCGCCGGAGTCCCTGCGCTTCGAGGTGGCGGACCTCGCGGGCTGGCAGCCACCCGCGCCGCTGGACGTGCTCGTCTCCAACGCGGCGCTGCACTGGGTGCCGGACCACGGCGCGCTCTTGAAGCAACTGGCGGCGAAGCTGGCGCCGGACGGAGTGTTGGCGTTCCAGGTGCCGGCCAACTTCGAGGCGCCCTCGCACCGGCTCATCGACGATGTGCGAGCCCTGCCGCGCTTCGCACCGAAGCTGGAGTCGGTGCGCCGGGGGCACGCGGAGACGCTCGCCACCTACGAGGCGCTGCTGTCCGGCCTGGGGCTGACGGTGGATGCGTGGGAGACGGCGTACCTGCACGTGCTGCCGGGCGAGGACGCCGTGCTCCAGTGGTTGATGGGCACCACGCTCCGGCCGGTGCTCTCGGCGCTGGGGCCGGAGGAGGGCAGGGGCTTCCTCGATACGTTGAAGCCCCTGCTGCGCCAGGCCTACCCGAAGCACGAGCGAGGCACGCCGTACCTCTTCACCCGCCGCTTCGTGGTGGCGCGGCGGGTGCGCTGAGTCCCGTCACTGGGGCCAGTGGAGGACGTTGCCCTTGTTGCCGGCCACCCAGAGGTCAGCGGGACTGGTGCCCGCGATATCGTTGAGCTGGACGCCCGAGATATTGCCAATTTGCGTCCAGGTCGTGCCGTCGAATCGGTAGATGTGGCCATTCAGGCTGGTGGCATAGGCAGAGTTCATGCCGAAGGCGACCACGGAAGTCAGGTCGTCGGTGTTGGGAAAGTTCAGCTTGGTCCAGGTGCCGTCCCACCGCAGGGCGGCGCCGTTATCACCTACGGCGAACATCAGTTGCCTGTTGACCAGCCAGACTCCATTGAGGCGCAACAGCCCCGGGACCTTCAACTCCACATCCATCGAGTCCCACTGCTCCGACACATTGTTGAACCAGAAGACACGCGGCCCTGTGAATGTGCCCGAGTTACTACCGCCGACCGCGAAGACCCGGTCCGGAGCCGCTGCGTGGATGTCATAGAGGGGGAGCACGGTATTGACGGGAGTGTTGAAGGTCACCGAGGTGCTGACACCGTCCCAGCGGAATGCAGAGCCTAGATTTGCAGCGCCGTTCTCGTCGCTCACTCCATAGAGCCCGAGC comes from Pyxidicoccus parkwaysis and encodes:
- a CDS encoding methyltransferase domain-containing protein; amino-acid sequence: MWDPTQYSHFRDERKRPFFELLMRVDVDAPRHVADLGCGTGDLTRVLAGRWKDARVYGVDSSDAMVEEARRRPPPESLRFEVADLAGWQPPAPLDVLVSNAALHWVPDHGALLKQLAAKLAPDGVLAFQVPANFEAPSHRLIDDVRALPRFAPKLESVRRGHAETLATYEALLSGLGLTVDAWETAYLHVLPGEDAVLQWLMGTTLRPVLSALGPEEGRGFLDTLKPLLRQAYPKHERGTPYLFTRRFVVARRVR
- a CDS encoding WD40/YVTN/BNR-like repeat-containing protein, translating into MTGLAGALLAAVLAAGGTSLVPVSGGNALTLPAQRHIVRIETGSGRPPTWLVAIQHGGRDGKGLVLYRSEDALRTLRRVADIQSDSTHPDRAELLAVGRDVALVYSYEDPKLSPSRRHDVYFQWWRYQASSDTWAPQPAVRVLDTPDDTTGFSRALLARDSKGRFWVQAFRLEPDGSSTAVVTVSTDGGASFTRQPDLGWVKRRGGGRLMSAGSKLVFFYAMHDGFEPTRMRIRNDSDPLGTWSPVRDAFSDGIYHGAALSAVEDGKGGIDLVYKDETEKLYYRHFDGTSFGPRVLVEGTSDWSMQAATTRIGDTLYVFYNRVLVLNEHYELRVRVLRNGSFGSAVTLDGDETFKGYLNAVDVLPAESTEVPCLFGEAPDASNWGTVSRVSLSVTPQPTPDGGTPPPDGGTGTDGGTGSDGGTTTDGGTSTDGGTNTDGGTSTDGGTPGTDGGTTTDGGTPLPDGGTSGPITLEPVYTDTTHEVLTVDGAGTVYALALDGSRSSLLASTDGGRTFTARGQNGGNLWVMAAMKNGTLLAVASRNGAYQLQRSTDGGLTWGNAVSLGNYRAFGPHSFAELGSTWFFLEYQTFTSANTPIRLWASTDGGATWSVRSTLTAHRHGYSLFVDATTGALWATMGSSNAQTAVLRSTDGGRNWTAIYSGYAANGVAGAVQSDGSLLLGQSTLFAPEYPKLLRLFPSGRVDALLQLPGPAYSFMPVPGGGWAMGTGWASAGDVQASGDIYVRLFTSPDGVTWREALRYERLSSTAFAQADVWGVLPSGDVVVRMDNVRGFGTSGRGFQVLRVKR
- a CDS encoding ABC transporter ATP-binding protein codes for the protein MSAVLTSQETRPPLLQADGVSIQFGGLKALTDFHLAIRQGDLLGLIGPNGAGKSTAFNVLTGVYQPTRGEVRVAGQRVNGRKPHQINHLGLARTFQNIRLFRALTALDNVKVACRAQGALHPHELGAGTKLRNAITNYRDWWRALLLTPHFQEEERELTRQAEHLLEVMGLSHRRDEEARNLPYGEQRRLEIARALGTKPRVLLLDEPAAGMNTREKADLMVLIRKLRDDFQLGVLVIEHDMKLVMGICEQITVLDHGETIARGAPAQVRSDRKVIEAYLGDSYLESHGGAA
- a CDS encoding ABC transporter ATP-binding protein; translated protein: MSEAQVKTLGERRAFPPLLSVDGIKVHYGAIQALKGVSLTVGKGEVVALIGANGAGKTSTLRAVSGMLKPSAGRITLDGKDTTSLKAHQLVPRGMAHAPEGRGVFPNLTVLENLELGAYLRKDADGIQQDLEKGFTLFPVLKERRKQLAGTLSGGEQQMLAIARALLSRPQLLLLDEPSLGLAPQVTETIFRTLREVNATGVSVLLVEQNAHLALNSAHYGYVLETGEVVMAGPGKALLDSPEVRRAYLGE